From Scatophagus argus isolate fScaArg1 chromosome 2, fScaArg1.pri, whole genome shotgun sequence:
GTGTTTCACACAAATCCACATTACTGAGGGGGTCATGTGACCTGTCAGCAGATATAGTGGTTGGTTAGCTACAGAGTTAGCTAGCTCAATTAGCCTACCTatcacaacagcagctttgtgtCTGCAGATTATTAACTTTCAACACCAAACCAGCTGATATTGATTTGTTGGTCTGCTGATTCCTAAACTTTACaactattattattaacatgttCTTAATAgtccaaacacacaacaggTACAAAATGACAACACGTAATCCTGCAAAGTAGCTGGAAAGGATGCCAGTTAGACAAAGTTCACAATATTGACGTCTcaggaagatgaagaaatgaTTTTATGAGAAGCAAACGTCTGCTGTTCTGATGTTTGTATTTATCAGAAAACACCACCTGAGATCTGATGGCGTAACTGACCTCAGATAGTAAAACTGGTCACATGTTGATCCTGTAAAGCTGATCCACGCATTTCCCACTTCCTGTGTAGACGAGGTTAGAGGACAAGATGGACTGAACGCATTTTCAAAGCCAGTCAGTCAACACGTTTAATGTTTCATAGTATCTGAAGGTGGATGTTTTAAACCAAGACTCAGGTTTcattaaattcagtttaaacACACTCATCATCACTTCAGAACCAGATTTCCCCATCACAGTGACGTCAGCAGGTCCGATCGGGTTTGGACAAACTGAGCCCAAAATGTTCTGAACCGCCtttgctggctccagcttctcaaacaGGAAGTCTTGACGCTTTTCTTATGCTAGTGAATTAAATGTCCTGTAAAACAAACACGTGGAGTCCTCAGTAACAGGAAGTTCAAActattctgacattttataaacaaaatacacactttATTGTTGGAATATTATGTGAAAAACATTACGtctattatttttcttttcgATGTAAATCACAAGTGTTCTCTTTGGGAttagattttttaaatattccaaCATTTCTATGAATATCTTGACTTTGTtctcaaaatttgtttttaacagcaaCTTTAATTTTACTGGAAGCAACAAAACAGTTGCGTGATGAAAAAGGTGAACgagcagaaaacattaaaaacacggCAGACCGTCGTCTTGTACAAAGTGATTCAGCTGTCGTATTTGACTTTTTGAAGGTTTTATTTCATCGTTCTGTGCAATAAAGTTAAACTGTCAAACTGCTGTAAAAAACTGAAGAATTAAAAACGATTCTGATCGGCTCTGCGGCGTCTTCATTCCTGCTTTTGCTTTCCAGATGTTTCGCTCTGCTGGATGtggctaacatgttagcatcaCTGACTTACAGAGTCAGCGACCTTTAACCACCAGAGGGCGCAAACAAGTTCAGCCACGTTTTCGTTAAAATACTGACAAGATCGctaatgtttagttttatatgtTTACCTTCACACATTCAGATATTTATGACATATTATTTCTTACTCAAAACATAACATGAAAAGTTTTTCtggaggtttttgttttcattaaattcaCAGGACACGAAACAGAAACGAGCTGAGGCTCACAGAagtcccttcaaaataaaatcccaaAGCTTCACTTTCACGCCAACACATTTAttcccatttaaaaaaaacaaaaacagtttattAACAAACACGTGAGCTGAAAGGAGTTTCTGCTCATCACCAGTTTAATTTCTCTCCTCAAACTGAGATTTGTTCTTCAGCAGGAACGCCGCCAGATACTCGATGGGGTTGGAAGGTCTGAAGGAGAAAgataaagcaaaatgttttagaTTTCTTTCATGTGCGTCAAGAAAACTTTAACTGAAACTAACAAACATCACGACCAAACTGACTGAAACTAAATCAGGAGCCAAAACCAACACAGATCAGAGCTGCTAAATGCTGACACAATCACAAACATCGCTGGTTCAGTTCCAGCTGGACCCCTTCGTTCCACATCTCACCGTCCCATGAAGCcaaggaaatgtttttaaaaactaaGACTGAGATGACCACCAGCCAGCCCAACGTGTCGTACGTGTGCGTCCTGACCTGTCTTTGGCGAGCATCGACAGGCCCTGCAGCAGGATGGGGACCACCGTCTGGTCCAGATACGCTCTGGTCGGCAGCGCCTGCAGGTCCACCTTCTGTTTCGACATCTTCTCTGCGCCCGCCTTTTCGTTCTCGACCGTCctctgaggagcagcagcaaagcATGCTGGGAGTCAGCCTCAGCCCTCTCATTCCACAGTGTACAGCGTGaccgtgtgtgcgtgcattaCCTGGATGCTGTCCGTCAGGCCGTACTCTGCGTGAGGGTTTTCAGACACCTGTAGGACGAGTCAGGTTCACTGGATTTACAAAAACTTCAAGGACACAGGACCAACAGGATCACCATCCCAGACAGAAGAGACACTAAACTAAACTACGTTCCTGAGTCGTTCACTTCCACGCAGCCGTTTCACTGTGTGTCCCAGAACGAGACATTCAAAGAGCAGGAACATCACCTGCTGTCACCTGCTACAGCTCACTTCCTGGActtgttgtttcagtgtgagtgagagGAGGCAACAGTCCAACATCCCCCTCGACCTTCCTCCTGTGAGGGCTAACACTTTGCACCTGCtcccagtctttgtgctaagctaggctgaCCACATCCTGTCTCTGTAGTGGTTTCCTCTTGTCCTCTCTGCTGGCCTTTGTCAGTCTGAGTGCTACGAGGTCCCTGCAGTGACTGCTGCAGTCTGCTGCTCGCCTCAGTCATTAGCCTGTTCACAAACGAGCCTCGCTAagtgctaagctaactagctagctgGCCCTCTACGACTGCACATGACGACAtgaagcagaggagaaacaacaTGAAGACGACTCGTGATGTTACTGGCAGTCCCTCTAAACCCAGAAGCGCAGGTGTGAAACGTGACTGTGGTGTTCTGTTACTCACAGGTGTGTGTCCCTCCATGGACTGATCGGCATCTGTGTGATCTGAAAGACACATGAGCAccttcagacaaaaaaataaacctcaaCGAACCTCGTGTGGACCGACTTTCAACGAAAAGTTTCCCTGCTGACGAGCTTCGTGtgaaacagaactgaaacaTGACGTGAACTTCTGATCCACGAAGAGCAAACGTGAGCTGACGGTGAGCAGGTGAACAGACTGCTTTTATTTAACTCTATTTATTTTAGTCATTGTGTGAAAAAAGAGTGAATTATATAAACCTTTAATGATTCATGATGGTTTTCTAAATGATCCACAGCTTGATTAATAACTAGTCAGTAGCAGTAATCATGTTGAACTAACAGCAATGCAGGACCTGACCGAGCAAGCCGAACAGCTAAACAAGCTGATTTTTAAATGGGGTTTGGTACAAACAAACTCCCAGGTTACTGGGCGGACGGTTAGCTGACGTGAAATAAAATGCTGGTCTGTTTGACCAACGCGTCCCGCGGGTTTTCACCTGAGCTCGAGTTCACCTCTGAAGACACCGACGAGTGAAATGAAATCACTTTTGTTTCGTCTCAGGGTGGCggaaaatatcaaataaaaggttaaaaaggCGACAATGAATTTATTCCAGTTTGAGTCTTGGCGGTAACAGAAGGCGTTAATAAAACGAGACCCTCTGACGGGTTTGCTtccatgttttgttctttactgatcagacagaaacaagaagCGAGTCCGCTCCTTCTTCGTTAAAACCTTCCACTGATGTTGGCGCTGCGCTGCGCTGCGCTGCGAGAGGCGGTAAGTTAGCTTAGCACCACATTAATCTGTTCGGTAAATCAGCCCGCATTAGCGAGTGAGATCGACGTCTGTTGTTTGCAATGAGTCTTAAAAGCATCAAATCCAACCACAGACGAACCGCAAAGCGACAGAAGCTCAACAAAACCTGCGAAAAACGCCATGAATGGACAACAATTAACTTACCGTCCGCCATGTTTGTTGTGGAAGTTTACGCAGGATGTCTGACGTACGTCGATATTGTTCGGGGGCTGCGTAGAAATACCGTCCCAGCACGGAGCATACTTCcggttaaaaaataaaagcatgaacatAGACGTCCTAAGTCGTTTAGTTTTTTGCCCTCAGTGAATTATTTGTTCTCTGAAAATCCAGAGTCAAACACGTTCGCTCAGAGTCATCTTTATATATTGTTATCTGTTATTCTGTTATCACTAATGGACTTGACAGAGCTTTTACATTattcctcttttattttcaatgcaCAAAATCTATAAAACAGAAGGAAAGGTTTTGATAAtttaagggtgtgtgtgtgacattttgctAGGCAGTCCTGCATCTCAATTTcctactttctttttctttcaaaagttTCAACGATCAACATACTTATTTTAACCCAATCCACAGTCTTTTGAACAGTTTTTTGTTGCGGCATCATCAGTTTGAGTCACTGTACAGAGTACAGACTCGTCTTAGTCGTTCCATGAGTTCACGCCCATCCTCACAGTATGAAAGGAATGAGGGCTTTCCTGGAGCAGCTGTAGTCCTCAAACTTCTGCTGGTAGTCTCTGCAGGACAGGCAGGAAAGACACACTCAGCACTGAAGCAGCACTCAAACATGTGGTGTGGAACAGGTGTGTGAGGCTGTTTGTGATTTGCTGGAGAACAAAAAGGAgctttgtgatgttttcttgttctgGTAGATGAATCACTTAATGTAAAATGATTAACATTAATCAATAACAAAAGTAATTCTAACACTACAAAGCTTCCTGTGGCGGCGAGCAATCAGTTTATAAAGCTACCTGTGGTGGTGGTAGGCTCTGGGTCCGATGGAGCAGACGGTGAAGAAAGCGAAGGCGAAAGTGGGTAAAGTCCAAGCGGCTACAGCGTAACCACACCACTCGACGATCTCTCCAAGGAAGTTCGCTCCAGACACAAGCTCAAACATTCCTCCTGAGAGAGAAATTAAGGTTCAGGTATTAAACGTGAAAGCTGGTGACGTGAATAAAGAAGTCAGTCATGGATACTGTGTTTCATTGATCCCAAAGTAAGGAATGACGTAGGTCATTACAACAAGGGAAACCCAGGATCAAGTACGGGTCAAAATCTGgtctgaatcagaatcaggtgTGAATTAGCATCTGTTCTGAATCAGAATATAGAGTGGATCAGGATAAGGTACCATGGGGGATCCTGTAGACAGTCTCTCCAGGTTTCCTCAGGCTGCGCAGGATGTGGTCACTGTGGATGTTGATGGTCATTCCAGTCACAAACAGAAGGCAACctacttcacacacaaacaggaataGTAAGATGAAATTACATTAACTGCATTtgtcaggaaaataaaagcatggagCTGCACAAGCATGACAACAACATGACTtgtcagacagaaaggaagagaatgAAGGGGacacaaaaatgtgaattttattgtatctgtgtttcctgttcttTTTTATGAGTAGCCTGGTTAAGTGTCGTGATGCACTTGCTGTGCACCATCTTGGACACTAGGTGGCAGTGTGACACTGTGGTTTACCCAATGAATGTAGATACCGAAAGAGAAGAACAAGGTTGACCACAGGTTGTCTAACAGCCAGAATACCTCACTGTACATTAGCCACAAGCTAACgaacagcagcagacatctgtgtggttgtgttcagttcagcctctgactaaACTCAGCGCTCACCAGAGACTCCGACTTCCTTCTGTTAACCtccagtgttttttctttttcccaccTCTTATGTTCATTAAGTAAAGTTCATTTCCCTCCATTCAGCAGTCAGATCACTGAGAATCACACGTTGCAGAGGAtttcaggagctgctgcagaggtcAAGATGCAAGAGTGGAGATCAATCTGCTTTTTATAtcccaaaagtttaaaaaataaactctgcTCTCCTTTCACCAGTAAATGGtgaacccatccatccattttctataccgcttatccgtcagggtcgcgggggagctggagcctatcccagctgactacgggcgagaggcagggttcacccaCCCGTAAATGGTGAACCCAAAATTCTGAATTAAACGCATCGCAAGAGGATGTCTCCATCCAGCATCCATTTTCATGAGTGAGTTCAGGCCGTTCCCACACCTTGTGACACATTATCTCCTGAAACAAAACGCTCAGTCATGAATCACCGAGTCATTTTGCAGAAGCATTCAGGAAGTTCAGCTGGGACAAACACTCTTTCTTTGTCCCAAATCCAGACAGCCTGTGTGGGAGGACGGTGATGGTGACTGTTCTCCCACAGTCTAATGCACAATAATGTTAACAAACTCTGGTGGAAGCAAAGAGTTTAAACCAAACATGCTGATGTCTATTTGCAAACTTCTTCCTGTGAATCAGTTCATGACTTTGGAGGCGGCGGTCGGTCCTCCACCCTGAGCCACACCGAAACGTCTTGGCAGCTGAACTGCCATAACTCTGGTGatcttctgacttttcatctagcgccACCGTCAGGTCAACATGTTCATGAATCCAACATAGCTGCTCTTTGAGTTTACTGACAGTAAGCTAACGGTAACATGCTAACATGGTGAATGTAATGAACATTACACGTGTTAGCAATGTTACtctgagcatgttagcatgccgatgttagcatttagcctATGATGAAATGTAACTAAGCACATGTattcaaatactgtacttcagtacaattttgaagtacttcattttctgtttatggTTCACCTTACTACCTTTTGGagataaaaatatttactttttactctggcacatttatttaacttcatattcaaatgaattcattttatcAACAATCAGACCAGGCGTGATGACCGGTCGGCCCCTCGTACGCAGTATGCTGTCTGATACTTAAACACTTTTACTCGAGGGCTGTTTGTGTGGGTGAATGAATCAATATTTTCAGATGACAGACTTCTGGATACTTTTCAAAAGACTGAATGTGAGTACGCTGCAGATTCATAGTTTCTATCATGAGCTGAGACAATAATAAATCTAATGTGATGCATTATGGTCTAGGGGTTGTGATTCTGGCTTCGGGTGTCAGAGGTCCTGGGTTCAAATCCCGGACGAGCCCTCGACATGTGAAAGTGGTGCTTGCTGTGAGTGGGGAACCTGCTCCATCTCCTCGGACCTCCGTCTCAGCACACGGTGGATTGGAAGTAAAACACTTCACAAGTCAATTGtgtgaatttcccttcagggtGAATAAAGTGTAAATCTGTCATTATTCTCATGTTTCAGCTGGGATTATTGAACAGGTGGAATGGGTCCAGATCTGGTG
This genomic window contains:
- the dpy30 gene encoding protein dpy-30 homolog isoform X1 yields the protein MADDHTDADQSMEGHTPVSENPHAEYGLTDSIQRTVENEKAGAEKMSKQKVDLQALPTRAYLDQTVVPILLQGLSMLAKDRPSNPIEYLAAFLLKNKSQFEERN
- the dpy30 gene encoding protein dpy-30 homolog isoform X2, whose amino-acid sequence is MEGHTPVSENPHAEYGLTDSIQRTVENEKAGAEKMSKQKVDLQALPTRAYLDQTVVPILLQGLSMLAKDRPSNPIEYLAAFLLKNKSQFEERN